Genomic segment of Hydrogenobacter sp.:
TACTATAGTGCTGGGTGAAATAGCCAGGTCTCTTACAAAAAGCGAGAAATTAAAAAGGCTATACAGGATACTGGTTTTTATAGGTGTAGGTTTTTTGCTCGGTGATGGGGTCATAACACCTGCTATAACTATACTTAGCTCGGCAGAAGGCATAAGACTGATACCGGGCTTTGAAAATACCGCTCAAGCAGAGATCATAGCTATAGCGCTCATTATAACGCTATTACTATTTATGTTACAGCCAAAAGGCACAGGTAAGATAGGAGATTACTTTGGTCCAATTATGCTTGTATGGTTTATTTCAATAGGGTTTATAGGACTCATTAACTTTTTAAGTTACCCCCATGTAATCTGTGCGATAAATCCCTACTACGCAATAGATTTTTTGATTGAGAACCCATTAAAAGGATTTATAGCTCTCTCAGAGGTTATACTTGTCGCAACAGGTGGAGAGGCACTCTATGCAGATATGGGACACCTGGGAAGAGTTTCCATAAGACGTGCATGGACCTTTGTATTTCCCATGCTCGTTTTAAATTACTTAGGTCAGGCTTCCTTTTATATGAGTGTCTCAAAATTGGATGCTCAATCACTTTTCTTTGAATCCGCACGCTTTATACTGGGAAACTTACTTTACATACCCTTTCTGATACTTGTAATACTCGCAGGAATAATAGCCTCTCAATCCCTTATAAGCGGTGTTTTCTCAATAATATTTCAAGCTATAAATACAAGAATAGCACCACTTTTAAATATAAAGCATACTTCAACGGAAATAAGCACTCAAATATACATACCTGCAGTCAACTGGGCGCTTATGATAGGCGTGATCTTTATGTATGTAAATTTCAAAACTTCAAGTAGTATGGCATCGGCGTATGGATTTGCAGTCAGCACCGTAATGGTTATAACGGGTTTTTTTCTTGCGGTCATTCATCTTATAAAAAAAGAAATTTTTTACTTGTTGGGTTCAATCTTTTTGCTATTTGTTGATGTCGCTTTTTTCTTGTCCAACTTTTACAAAATACCGCATGGTGCTTACTGGTCTGTCATATTTGCTCTCCTGCCTGTATCAGTCATGACTTTATACACTTCTGGACAGGCAAAGCTTTACAGAAAGATGAGATTTAAACCCTTTAAAGAGTTTGTTCTTGAGTTTGAAAAGCTATACAGTGAAAGTCCCAAGATAAAAGGCACAGCCATATTCCTAATTAGGGATCTCAAAAATATTCCCCCTTATGTAACTCAAACCCTTTTTGAACATGGTATCCTATACGAAGATAACGTATTTTTGTCCCTCGTAAAGAAGGATGAGCCTTTCGGTGTTGATACCTTTTTAAAGGGAAGCATAGCTCAAGGACTGAGGCTTGTTGAGATAAGATACGGTTATATGGAAGTGCTTGATATAGATAAAGAGTTAAAAACCGCAGGCATTCAGGAAAGGTCTATCTTTTACGGTGTTGAGTATATATACACAGATAAGCCCATCTGGAAGATCTTTAGCTTACTTAAGCGTTCCACACCGAGCTTTGTAGAATTTTACAGATTCCCACACGGAAAGCTTCACGGTGTTGCTGTCAGGGTTGAGTTTTGAAGTATATAATCCCACCCCTATATATGTTATAGGCAAGAAAAATACAAGAGAGTAGATGTACGAATGAGGATATTATGTACATTCTGTTAAATACAAAGGCAATGGATGTTAAAATAACCCATATCAAGTGCAGGTAAAAACTGC
This window contains:
- a CDS encoding KUP/HAK/KT family potassium transporter, which codes for MFSIKDLKNTVRAMGAVFGDIGTSPLYALAVVITLTKPEKQQVLGIVSLIIWTLIILVTIQYAWFAMNLSIKGEGGTIVLGEIARSLTKSEKLKRLYRILVFIGVGFLLGDGVITPAITILSSAEGIRLIPGFENTAQAEIIAIALIITLLLFMLQPKGTGKIGDYFGPIMLVWFISIGFIGLINFLSYPHVICAINPYYAIDFLIENPLKGFIALSEVILVATGGEALYADMGHLGRVSIRRAWTFVFPMLVLNYLGQASFYMSVSKLDAQSLFFESARFILGNLLYIPFLILVILAGIIASQSLISGVFSIIFQAINTRIAPLLNIKHTSTEISTQIYIPAVNWALMIGVIFMYVNFKTSSSMASAYGFAVSTVMVITGFFLAVIHLIKKEIFYLLGSIFLLFVDVAFFLSNFYKIPHGAYWSVIFALLPVSVMTLYTSGQAKLYRKMRFKPFKEFVLEFEKLYSESPKIKGTAIFLIRDLKNIPPYVTQTLFEHGILYEDNVFLSLVKKDEPFGVDTFLKGSIAQGLRLVEIRYGYMEVLDIDKELKTAGIQERSIFYGVEYIYTDKPIWKIFSLLKRSTPSFVEFYRFPHGKLHGVAVRVEF